In Miscanthus floridulus cultivar M001 chromosome 5, ASM1932011v1, whole genome shotgun sequence, one genomic interval encodes:
- the LOC136452970 gene encoding early nodulin-like protein 1, with amino-acid sequence MGASQVWSSAPAWLVIVVGFAAVVCSSEAHVFYAGGRDGWVLDPTESYNHWAGRNRFQVNDTIVFTHEKGVDSVLQVTEQDFDTCNTRNPVRRLQAAVGSSGSSVFRLDRSGPFFFISSDEDRCQKGHKLYIIVMAVRQPTTPPAPDSAFPPAPAPESAFPPAPSPVWASAPENAHAPPPTAGASRLVIDEAIIGSVVGVIGALVLCAV; translated from the exons ATGGGGGCTTCTCAGGTGTGGTCATCGGCGCCGGCCTGGCTCGTGATCGTCGTCGGCTTCGCGGCCGTGGTTTGCTCGTCGGAGGCTCACGTCTTCTACGCCGGTGGCCGCGACGGCTGGGTCCTCGACCCCACCGAGAGCTACAACCACTGGGCCGGGCGCAACCGGTTCCAAGTGAACGACACCATCG TGTTCACGCACGAGAAGGGCGTCGACTCGGTGCTGCAGGTGACGGAGCAGGACTTCGACACGTGCAACACGCGCAACCCGGTCCGGCGGCTCCAAGCCGCCGTCGGCAGCAGCGGCAGTTCGGTGTTCAGGCTCGACCGGTCCGGCCCGTTCTTCTTCATCAGCAGCGACGAGGACCGGTGCCAAAAGGGCCATAAGCTGTACATAATCGTGATGGCGGTTCGCCAGCCGACGACGCCGCCGGCACCTGACTCTGCGTTCCCGCCGGCGCCGGCACCTGAATCGGCGTTCCCGCCGGCGCCTTCACCGGTGTGGGCCTCGGCGCCCGAGAACGCGCATGCTCCACCGCCGACGGCGGGTGCGTCGCGTCTGGTCATCGACGAAGCGATCATCGGCTCTGTGGTTGGGGTTATAGGGGCTTTGGTGCTCTGTGCCGTGTAG